The proteins below come from a single Armatimonadota bacterium genomic window:
- a CDS encoding S-layer homology domain-containing protein, producing the protein MKPDTTYSLPRLLIGAILIAALALPALAASPPGCPVCGAAVGEHAVVVTDWETNREHRYHDLSCAVREMQTRFPWSRAVTTSAASGQRITLTRISGAWRAQPEAAVALRLAPPQPCEQTLAFADADEARAYRDAHRSQVPAQAALTPLASLPALLAATPAPPAPGAAPGGETEIAASFTDIPSDHWAAEFVARVKALGLMQGYADGTFRGNQPVTRYELAAILARLIEGGY; encoded by the coding sequence ATGAAACCTGATACGACTTATTCACTGCCCCGCCTGTTGATCGGCGCCATACTGATCGCCGCGCTGGCGCTGCCCGCGCTCGCGGCATCGCCGCCGGGGTGCCCGGTCTGCGGCGCCGCCGTCGGCGAGCACGCGGTGGTGGTCACCGACTGGGAGACCAACCGCGAGCACCGCTATCATGACCTGTCGTGCGCGGTGCGCGAGATGCAGACGCGCTTCCCCTGGTCGCGGGCGGTCACTACCTCCGCCGCCTCGGGACAGCGCATCACCCTCACCCGCATCAGCGGCGCCTGGCGCGCCCAGCCTGAAGCGGCGGTAGCGCTGCGGCTCGCGCCGCCCCAGCCTTGCGAGCAGACGCTGGCCTTCGCCGACGCCGACGAGGCGCGCGCCTACCGCGACGCCCACCGCTCGCAGGTCCCGGCGCAGGCCGCGTTGACCCCGCTGGCGAGCCTGCCGGCGCTGTTGGCGGCGACCCCCGCCCCGCCGGCGCCCGGCGCGGCGCCTGGCGGCGAAACGGAGATCGCCGCCTCGTTCACAGATATCCCCTCCGACCACTGGGCCGCGGAGTTCGTGGCGAGAGTCAAGGCCCTGGGCCTGATGCAGGGCTACGCGGATGGCACCTTCCGCGGCAACCAGCCGGTGACGCGCTACGAGCTGGCGGCGATCCTGGCGCGCCTGATCGAAGGAGGTTACTGA
- a CDS encoding NIL domain-containing protein, translating into MATKAIKLIFPQELIQEPVTFRMAKQFNLVPNIRRARVTESVGELVLELEGAEQDIEQGIRYLQQQGVQVTDAAGDILE; encoded by the coding sequence ATGGCAACCAAGGCGATCAAGTTGATCTTCCCCCAGGAGCTGATCCAGGAGCCGGTGACTTTCCGCATGGCCAAGCAGTTCAACCTCGTGCCCAACATCCGCCGCGCGCGGGTGACCGAGAGCGTAGGCGAGCTGGTGCTGGAGCTGGAGGGCGCGGAGCAAGACATCGAGCAGGGCATCCGCTACCTCCAGCAGCAGGGTGTGCAGGTCACCGACGCCGCCGGGGACATCCTCGAGTAG
- the moeB gene encoding molybdopterin-synthase adenylyltransferase MoeB has product MALSDEQVERYSRHLLLPEIGGRGQRRLLEAKVLVVGAGGLGSPSALYLAAAGVGTLGIVDSDAVDLSNLQRQILHGSCDVGRPKTASAAARLRELNPDVRVIEHRHRLTSHNVMQVLADYDFVLDGSDNFATRYLVNDACVLAGKGLSHGSILRFEGQVTTIAPGGGPCYRCLYPEPPPAGLVPSCQEAGVLGAVAGVIGALQAAETIKWILGAGSLLVGRLLVCDLLRVSFRKLPLRRDPDCALCGERPTITELIDYEEFCRTRSG; this is encoded by the coding sequence ATGGCGCTGAGCGACGAGCAGGTGGAGCGCTACAGCCGCCACCTCCTGCTGCCCGAGATCGGCGGCCGCGGTCAGCGGCGCCTGCTGGAGGCGAAGGTGCTGGTGGTGGGGGCCGGCGGGTTGGGCTCGCCGTCCGCCCTCTACCTGGCGGCGGCGGGGGTCGGCACGCTCGGCATCGTGGACAGCGACGCGGTGGACCTCAGCAACCTCCAGCGCCAGATCCTGCACGGCTCCTGCGACGTCGGGCGCCCCAAGACCGCATCCGCGGCAGCGCGCCTGCGCGAGCTCAACCCCGACGTCCGGGTCATCGAGCACCGCCACCGCCTGACCTCGCACAACGTCATGCAGGTGCTGGCGGACTATGACTTCGTCCTCGACGGCAGCGACAACTTCGCTACCCGCTACCTGGTCAACGACGCCTGTGTGCTCGCGGGCAAGGGCCTGTCCCACGGCTCCATCCTGCGCTTCGAGGGGCAGGTGACGACCATCGCCCCGGGCGGGGGGCCGTGCTATCGCTGCCTGTACCCGGAGCCGCCGCCGGCGGGGCTGGTGCCAAGCTGCCAGGAGGCGGGGGTGCTGGGGGCGGTGGCGGGCGTGATCGGGGCGCTGCAGGCCGCGGAAACCATCAAGTGGATTCTGGGCGCGGGCTCGCTGTTGGTGGGGCGTCTGCTGGTATGTGACCTGCTGCGGGTCAGCTTCCGCAAGCTGCCGCTGCGGCGCGACCCCGACTGTGCCCTGTGCGGAGAGCGCCCGACCATCACCGAGCTGATTGACTACGAGGAGTTCTGCCGCACGCGATCAGGGTAG
- a CDS encoding MoaD/ThiS family protein, giving the protein MAVKVRIPTPLQSLTNGEPEVRGRGSILREVLADLEAQFPGIRGRLYDEAGNLRRFVNLYVNDEDVRFLQGEDTAVGETDEISIIPAIAGGRAVDTTWR; this is encoded by the coding sequence ATGGCAGTCAAAGTGAGAATCCCGACCCCGTTGCAGTCGTTGACCAACGGCGAGCCGGAGGTGCGGGGCCGCGGTTCGATCCTGCGCGAGGTGCTAGCGGACCTGGAGGCGCAATTCCCCGGCATCAGGGGGCGCCTCTACGATGAAGCGGGCAACCTGCGGCGCTTCGTCAATCTCTATGTCAACGACGAGGACGTCCGCTTCTTGCAAGGCGAGGATACGGCGGTGGGCGAGACTGACGAAATCTCCATCATCCCCGCCATCGCCGGCGGGCGCGCGGTGGACACGACATGGCGCTGA
- a CDS encoding M67 family metallopeptidase, whose amino-acid sequence MSGADNQHEDRGIGERRRRETAACRATLILRAPHREQMAQHARDAYPGECCGVLLGTRREGAVWVSSVHAADNRCADAERDRYEIDPRAILWLDHAAAEQGQAVVGFYHSHPDHPPRPSAADAAQAWPEYIYVIMAVAAGEDTELTAWVFDDERKVFTEHPIRVRA is encoded by the coding sequence ATGAGCGGGGCCGACAACCAGCATGAGGATCGCGGCATCGGCGAGCGCCGCCGGCGGGAAACCGCGGCGTGCCGCGCGACCCTGATCTTGCGCGCGCCGCATCGGGAGCAGATGGCGCAACATGCGCGCGACGCCTACCCGGGGGAGTGCTGCGGCGTTCTCCTCGGCACCCGCCGCGAGGGCGCGGTCTGGGTGTCCTCGGTGCATGCGGCCGATAACCGGTGCGCGGACGCGGAGCGCGACCGCTACGAGATAGACCCGCGTGCGATCCTGTGGCTCGACCACGCGGCGGCGGAGCAGGGCCAAGCGGTCGTCGGCTTCTACCATTCCCACCCCGACCATCCGCCGCGGCCGTCGGCAGCCGATGCCGCCCAGGCGTGGCCGGAGTACATCTACGTGATCATGGCCGTGGCCGCCGGGGAAGACACGGAGCTCACCGCGTGGGTGTTCGACGACGAGCGCAAGGTGTTCACCGAGCATCCGATCCGGGTGCGGGCGTAG
- a CDS encoding Rrf2 family transcriptional regulator, translating to MIRPSTRARYALRAMVELALHEDAGPMLLRDVAHAQRISPKYLEQLAIPLRRAGLLQAERGPHGGYALAKPAAEIAAGEIIEAVEGPLDLLDCVRSAQACDRSQTCAAQRLWSRASQAISDVLYGATLADLRQEQLAAQRETAPCYQI from the coding sequence ATGATCAGGCCCTCAACACGCGCCCGTTACGCCTTACGCGCAATGGTCGAACTGGCCCTGCACGAGGATGCGGGGCCCATGCTCTTGCGGGATGTCGCGCACGCGCAGCGGATTTCACCCAAGTACCTGGAGCAGCTCGCGATCCCGCTGCGTCGCGCGGGCTTGCTTCAGGCCGAACGCGGCCCCCACGGCGGCTACGCACTGGCGAAGCCGGCGGCGGAGATAGCGGCCGGGGAGATCATCGAGGCGGTAGAGGGGCCGCTGGATCTCCTGGACTGCGTGCGCTCAGCGCAGGCGTGCGATCGCAGCCAGACCTGTGCTGCCCAGCGCCTGTGGTCGCGGGCGAGCCAGGCCATAAGCGACGTGCTCTACGGCGCCACCCTCGCCGACCTGCGCCAAGAACAGCTCGCGGCGCAGCGGGAAACCGCGCCGTGCTACCAGATCTGA
- a CDS encoding redox-sensing transcriptional repressor Rex has translation MSIPQDVWRRAPYGVCGLVSCSSCEHFVKGRCPACVRGNAATARRECAPCAIYECVKGGGAESCRECRSDHCLVLESRADGDLECGLAERLGLAHSGSSLLGALRDLRSARETGACADLAPRLVRRLPAYLMALQELAREGVETVVSAELALRVGTSAALVRKDLSSVGTWGRRSAGYRVGVLSENLRRAAGLDELRQAAWLGCKRLAKYPRLIEEFRAVGCAIAAAFCEEGRHVGRHVNGLIIKPAKDLPLLAKELDLSVAIVAVDDDRAQAAAELAAGAGVRSILNLTNKILLQPRGASVENVSPLQGLVSLLLRAPGAEGKAEGASVRRERSS, from the coding sequence TTGAGCATACCTCAAGATGTGTGGCGGCGCGCTCCCTACGGGGTGTGCGGGCTGGTAAGCTGCTCCTCCTGCGAGCACTTTGTCAAAGGACGCTGCCCCGCGTGCGTCCGCGGCAACGCCGCGACGGCGCGCCGGGAATGCGCTCCCTGCGCGATCTACGAGTGTGTGAAGGGCGGCGGGGCCGAGTCGTGCCGCGAGTGCCGCTCGGACCACTGCCTGGTTCTGGAATCAAGAGCGGACGGTGACCTCGAGTGCGGTCTCGCCGAGCGATTGGGGCTGGCCCATAGCGGCAGTTCGCTGCTGGGGGCACTGCGGGACCTGAGGTCGGCGCGCGAGACCGGCGCCTGCGCCGACCTGGCGCCGCGCTTGGTACGTCGCCTGCCCGCGTACCTGATGGCGCTGCAGGAACTGGCGCGCGAGGGCGTGGAGACGGTGGTGTCGGCGGAGCTGGCGCTGCGCGTCGGCACCTCGGCGGCGCTGGTGCGCAAGGACCTGTCGAGCGTTGGCACCTGGGGACGGCGCAGCGCCGGTTACCGGGTTGGCGTTCTCAGCGAAAACCTGCGGCGGGCGGCGGGGCTGGACGAGCTGCGCCAGGCGGCGTGGCTGGGATGTAAGCGCCTGGCCAAGTACCCGCGCTTGATTGAGGAGTTCCGCGCCGTGGGATGCGCGATTGCGGCGGCATTTTGCGAGGAGGGCAGGCATGTGGGGCGCCACGTCAACGGGCTCATCATCAAGCCGGCCAAGGATCTCCCGCTGCTCGCCAAGGAGTTGGATCTGAGCGTGGCCATAGTGGCGGTGGACGACGACCGCGCGCAGGCGGCTGCGGAGTTGGCGGCGGGGGCGGGCGTGCGCTCCATCCTCAACCTGACCAACAAGATCCTGTTGCAGCCGCGCGGAGCCAGCGTCGAGAATGTGAGCCCACTGCAGGGGCTGGTGTCCCTGTTGCTGCGCGCGCCCGGCGCCGAGGGCAAGGCCGAGGGCGCCAGCGTTCGGAGGGAACGATCATCGTGA
- the hemA gene encoding glutamyl-tRNA reductase yields MIHVVGISHRRTPVQRREKVAVAAQALPQMLERARRCLGASECVILSTCNRTEIYFVSRRTDDPRAAALELLVADARVRAAIPAHEVYARCGLEAATHLCEVTAGLDSLILGEHEILAQVKGAFQAARDAGCAGRLLRRLWDHALRAGKRARAETRIASGIFSVGHCAARAAAELFGDPSTDSGQALRGRSLLVIGAGRIAEATAKHLAHQGAAPITVANRTLEHAQAVAERLDGRADTIGNLPALLGAADLVITCTAAPHFILDAEQVRRAMAGRAARPMVVIDVSVPRDVEPRAGAVAGVRLFNLDDLEPVVAENAKAREGEVSAVRGIIAEEVQAFEDWRQRDDIVPLIRSLHRRGDAVRRECLEQIQARMSHLAPEDLEAVERLTGLLVKRLLHAPTAALRAHPNGSRFTMSAAVKELFALSADAAAQPEITTDAGRSVTSTLDHSNTGGCDHVHLDS; encoded by the coding sequence GTGATTCACGTCGTTGGCATCAGCCACCGGCGCACGCCGGTGCAGCGGCGGGAGAAGGTAGCGGTGGCCGCGCAGGCGCTGCCGCAGATGCTGGAGCGCGCGCGGCGGTGCCTGGGAGCCAGCGAGTGCGTCATCCTCTCCACCTGCAACCGCACCGAGATCTATTTCGTGAGCCGGCGCACGGATGATCCCCGCGCGGCCGCGCTCGAGTTGCTGGTGGCGGATGCGCGCGTGCGCGCCGCCATCCCCGCGCATGAAGTGTACGCCCGGTGCGGGCTCGAGGCGGCGACCCACTTGTGCGAAGTGACGGCGGGTTTGGATTCGCTCATTCTGGGCGAACACGAGATCCTGGCGCAGGTCAAGGGCGCCTTCCAGGCCGCGCGCGACGCCGGCTGCGCGGGACGCCTGCTCAGACGTTTGTGGGATCACGCGCTGCGCGCCGGCAAGCGCGCCCGCGCCGAGACCCGCATCGCCTCCGGCATCTTCTCCGTCGGCCACTGCGCGGCGCGCGCGGCGGCCGAGTTGTTCGGCGACCCCTCGACTGACTCGGGGCAGGCTCTGCGGGGCCGCTCCTTGTTGGTGATCGGCGCCGGGCGCATCGCCGAGGCGACCGCCAAGCACCTCGCCCACCAGGGCGCCGCCCCCATCACCGTCGCCAATCGCACCCTGGAGCATGCGCAGGCGGTGGCGGAGCGCTTGGACGGCCGCGCCGACACCATCGGCAATCTGCCTGCCCTGCTGGGCGCCGCCGACCTCGTCATCACCTGCACCGCGGCGCCCCATTTCATCCTCGACGCCGAGCAGGTGCGGCGGGCGATGGCGGGGCGGGCCGCGCGCCCCATGGTCGTCATTGATGTCAGCGTCCCCCGCGACGTCGAGCCGCGCGCCGGTGCGGTGGCGGGGGTGCGCCTGTTCAATCTCGATGACCTCGAACCGGTGGTGGCGGAGAACGCCAAGGCGCGAGAGGGTGAGGTCAGCGCCGTGCGCGGCATCATCGCCGAGGAAGTCCAGGCCTTCGAGGACTGGCGGCAGCGGGACGATATCGTGCCCCTCATCCGCAGCCTGCATCGCCGCGGCGACGCGGTGCGCCGGGAGTGCCTGGAGCAGATTCAGGCCCGGATGAGCCACCTCGCCCCCGAGGACCTGGAGGCGGTCGAGCGCTTGACCGGCCTGCTGGTCAAGCGACTGCTGCACGCGCCGACCGCCGCCTTGCGCGCGCACCCGAATGGCAGCCGTTTCACCATGTCGGCGGCGGTGAAGGAGCTTTTCGCCCTCTCCGCCGATGCGGCCGCCCAACCTGAGATCACAACCGACGCTGGCCGGAGCGTCACCAGCACATTAGATCACTCCAACACGGGAGGATGCGATCATGTTCACCTGGACTCATAG
- a CDS encoding DmsE family decaheme c-type cytochrome encodes MFTWTHSCTARLSAGVRRRLHALHARPWHHLTSLGVLAVVALAWRAYADVPAERPVPVPEVAAQCAACHEDQVDSWVKTVHRRTAGASHLAADRQGCGGCHSGTAAHLEDPSAHPPYMKDMSGDQASAICLSCHQGGQQMLWHTGSHAKLQKGCLTCHDPHNGEGRTMLARPESELCNQCHPQQVAEGRLPSHHPIAEGKMTCTDCHNVHGDQRNLLPAESNSEMCYRCHAEKAGPFMGEHPPVTEDCTVCHKPHGSQNDRLLRVDEPMLCLQCHAGHHDAHRSPLVAAAGGAAGQAEGIRGVEALYNRCTSCHSRIHGTDLPSGTNYPTFMPGSPPAADLPLGTARGVNSGPFWGASALTALALSGGDTGWGFSDLELGSIDPSGNPTYVREYDGKNYEFPRVKLGLDQYAAKSDFHLRVLDPAAGDETAEAYFGGPTVSANIKYSALTHREPRFNDVGDVNSPVNIGGQRGAPQPVSFSDLTNGKDDFAIERKVTDIKLAARCPKLRSVKWLASYWRESETGDQQFLFLDRCGACHKVQTTEPINRVTTLATGGAEVGLGKGAVRYLHTEGQFENRAPQGYYNFAGLSSVYNGTAPLFSVSDTRTRIDEVTATAAPSDALALNGQWRKRERANLYNGTTLNIDSTGGGASWRLTPDLRLVASFYSSDFDNGAQALNDESLSRKRDTTRAELRYGGLPWTTLSAGFKREDVDRTTVHEAVPANSKTDTWSASARTNLPSGLSVNVRYRKATTDLGPNFDPASPPDIAYPSRWIAPPTDDKMLSAVATYSLTPELMGSLMYSKLDRSFTVSEPLLGVLRDSGDESKTTGGELFYTAGRRTKLTGGYYQQQGDVTSDVTYGVDDFTLLPPEGPGTEEGIVFPLIDSLATFSYDAKLWRLNASHWLTPRLRLFGRYDRTRSDGRIIANNLGDYIDQDPDLDGLALTLNPFGITVRDQWIGVGYLVDPYTELALSFQKREWENGNDATQDGSYDLWRLGVRKQF; translated from the coding sequence ATGTTCACCTGGACTCATAGCTGTACTGCCCGGCTGTCGGCCGGCGTGCGGCGGCGCCTACACGCCTTGCACGCGCGGCCATGGCACCACCTGACCAGCCTGGGCGTGCTGGCGGTCGTCGCGCTCGCCTGGCGGGCGTATGCGGACGTTCCGGCCGAGCGCCCGGTGCCGGTGCCGGAGGTGGCGGCGCAGTGCGCCGCCTGCCATGAGGACCAGGTGGACTCCTGGGTCAAGACGGTGCATCGTCGCACCGCCGGCGCGTCACACCTGGCCGCCGACCGCCAGGGCTGCGGCGGTTGCCACAGCGGCACCGCCGCGCACCTGGAAGACCCGTCGGCTCACCCGCCCTACATGAAGGATATGTCCGGCGACCAGGCCAGCGCCATCTGCCTGTCCTGTCACCAGGGCGGCCAACAGATGCTGTGGCACACCGGCTCCCACGCGAAGCTGCAGAAGGGGTGCCTGACCTGCCACGATCCCCATAACGGCGAGGGGCGGACGATGTTGGCGCGGCCGGAGTCGGAGCTGTGCAATCAATGCCATCCCCAGCAGGTGGCGGAGGGGCGGCTGCCCTCACATCACCCCATTGCCGAGGGCAAGATGACCTGCACCGACTGCCATAACGTGCACGGCGACCAGCGCAACCTTCTGCCGGCGGAATCCAACTCCGAGATGTGCTACCGCTGCCACGCCGAGAAGGCGGGGCCATTCATGGGCGAGCACCCGCCGGTGACCGAGGACTGCACGGTCTGCCACAAGCCGCATGGCTCCCAGAACGACCGCTTGCTGCGGGTGGACGAGCCGATGCTGTGCCTGCAGTGCCATGCCGGCCACCACGACGCCCACCGCAGCCCGCTGGTGGCTGCCGCCGGCGGCGCGGCGGGGCAGGCCGAGGGCATCCGCGGCGTCGAGGCCCTCTATAACCGGTGCACGAGCTGCCACTCCCGGATCCATGGCACCGATCTCCCGTCCGGCACCAACTATCCGACCTTCATGCCGGGCAGCCCGCCCGCCGCCGACCTGCCGCTGGGCACCGCCCGCGGCGTCAACTCCGGCCCCTTCTGGGGCGCCTCCGCCCTGACGGCGCTGGCGCTCAGCGGCGGCGACACCGGCTGGGGCTTCAGCGACCTGGAGCTCGGCAGCATTGACCCCAGCGGCAACCCGACTTACGTGCGCGAGTATGACGGGAAGAACTACGAGTTCCCGCGCGTGAAGCTCGGCCTCGACCAGTACGCCGCCAAGAGCGACTTCCACCTGCGCGTGCTCGATCCCGCCGCCGGCGATGAGACCGCCGAGGCCTACTTCGGTGGCCCCACGGTGAGCGCGAACATCAAGTACAGCGCACTCACCCATCGCGAGCCGCGGTTCAACGACGTCGGCGACGTGAACAGCCCGGTTAACATCGGGGGCCAGCGCGGCGCTCCCCAGCCCGTGAGCTTCAGCGACCTCACCAACGGCAAGGACGACTTTGCGATCGAGCGCAAGGTCACCGACATCAAACTCGCGGCGCGCTGCCCCAAGCTGCGCAGCGTCAAGTGGCTCGCCAGTTACTGGCGCGAGTCGGAGACCGGCGATCAGCAGTTCCTCTTCCTCGACCGCTGCGGCGCGTGCCACAAGGTGCAGACCACCGAGCCCATCAACCGCGTGACTACGCTGGCGACGGGCGGGGCCGAGGTCGGGCTCGGCAAGGGCGCCGTCCGCTACCTGCACACCGAGGGGCAGTTCGAGAACCGGGCGCCGCAGGGCTACTACAACTTCGCCGGCCTGTCCTCCGTGTACAACGGGACGGCGCCGCTGTTCAGCGTATCCGACACCCGCACGCGCATTGACGAGGTAACCGCGACGGCCGCCCCGAGCGACGCCCTTGCCCTCAACGGCCAGTGGCGCAAGCGGGAGCGCGCCAACCTCTACAACGGCACCACCCTTAACATTGACAGCACGGGCGGTGGCGCGAGCTGGCGCCTGACCCCCGACCTGCGCCTGGTGGCGAGCTTCTACTCCAGCGACTTCGACAACGGGGCGCAGGCCCTCAACGACGAGTCGCTGTCGCGCAAGCGCGACACCACCCGCGCCGAGCTGCGCTACGGCGGCCTGCCGTGGACGACCTTGAGCGCCGGGTTCAAGCGCGAGGACGTTGACCGCACCACTGTGCACGAGGCGGTGCCCGCCAACAGCAAGACCGACACCTGGAGCGCGAGCGCCCGGACCAACCTGCCCAGCGGCTTGAGCGTGAACGTGCGCTATCGCAAGGCCACCACCGACCTTGGGCCCAACTTCGACCCGGCGTCGCCGCCCGACATCGCCTACCCGTCGCGGTGGATCGCGCCGCCGACCGACGATAAGATGCTCTCGGCGGTCGCCACCTACAGCCTGACGCCGGAGCTGATGGGCAGCCTCATGTACTCGAAGCTCGACCGCTCCTTCACCGTCAGCGAGCCGCTGCTCGGCGTCCTCCGCGACAGCGGCGACGAGTCCAAGACCACCGGCGGCGAGCTCTTCTACACCGCCGGGCGGCGCACGAAGCTGACTGGCGGCTACTACCAGCAGCAGGGCGACGTGACCAGCGACGTCACCTACGGCGTCGACGACTTCACCTTGCTGCCGCCGGAGGGCCCGGGCACTGAGGAGGGCATCGTCTTTCCGCTGATCGACTCACTGGCGACCTTCAGCTACGACGCCAAGCTCTGGCGACTCAACGCCTCCCACTGGCTGACGCCGCGGCTGCGCCTGTTCGGGCGCTATGACCGCACGCGCAGCGACGGCCGCATTATCGCCAACAACCTCGGGGACTACATTGACCAGGATCCCGATCTCGACGGGCTGGCGTTGACCCTCAACCCGTTCGGCATCACCGTCAGGGACCAGTGGATCGGCGTCGGCTACCTGGTTGACCCCTACACCGAGCTGGCGTTGAGCTTCCAGAAGCGCGAGTGGGAGAACGGCAACGACGCCACCCAGGACGGCTCCTATGACCTGTGGCGCCTGGGGGTGCGCAAGCAGTTCTAA
- a CDS encoding cytochrome c biogenesis protein ResB produces the protein MTENDESKRLAAGGPETPGAHSAGPEKRASPWARLYSVDLMLWVLGLLIAVMALGTIIPQRAQGEAYQRLLGAPLGKLIAKSSLTDVFGAWWFWALFAVLAASLVACSVQRLGRLLRVGGTQARPLSSAQVRGQRSTATWNLKLGPEAAYERLTQVLQRRGYRVLPVAAEESQERALRARRGGARAWGSLVVHAGVVIVLLGAAYGRLPSRGFDRVAPIATGGTYQVEMGERSFGVRLLDAGTETTPTGEASEYWAKTQVIEHGKVVREYTIRMNRPLRHNGTNIVLSSISSAPGYAVEVTRDGEVSYLPIVVDRAGRVDFMRSVKRIGNPPWLVWVRDFRLAPAGDGSEAAPAAQVRVDESGSVSADRRDLGWVGAGGLDYKGAHFELVSAGGGTQVQLGVHRDPGVPIVWGGFILMVMGSLVAFFVTRREFAVILTPQGGRTMITVGASAMGLGPGAQDMVKVLGVELDAREEVESK, from the coding sequence ATGACCGAAAACGACGAATCGAAGCGGCTCGCCGCCGGTGGCCCGGAGACCCCCGGCGCGCACAGCGCCGGCCCCGAGAAGCGCGCCTCGCCCTGGGCACGGCTGTATTCGGTGGACCTGATGCTATGGGTGCTGGGGCTGCTGATCGCGGTCATGGCCCTGGGCACTATCATTCCACAGCGAGCTCAGGGCGAGGCCTATCAGCGGCTGTTGGGCGCCCCGCTCGGCAAGCTGATCGCCAAGTCGTCGCTGACCGATGTCTTCGGTGCGTGGTGGTTCTGGGCGCTCTTCGCGGTGCTGGCGGCGAGCCTCGTCGCCTGTTCGGTGCAGCGGCTGGGGCGTCTGCTGCGAGTCGGCGGGACGCAAGCGCGGCCGCTGAGTTCGGCGCAGGTGCGTGGGCAGCGCTCGACGGCGACCTGGAATCTGAAGCTGGGGCCGGAGGCCGCCTACGAGCGGCTGACGCAAGTGCTGCAACGGCGGGGCTATCGTGTTCTGCCGGTCGCGGCGGAGGAGTCACAGGAGCGGGCCTTGCGCGCGCGGCGCGGAGGGGCGCGCGCATGGGGCTCGCTGGTGGTGCACGCGGGTGTGGTCATCGTGCTGCTGGGGGCGGCCTACGGGCGCCTGCCGTCGCGCGGCTTCGATCGCGTGGCCCCCATCGCCACCGGCGGGACCTACCAGGTGGAAATGGGCGAGCGCTCGTTCGGCGTCCGCCTGCTCGATGCGGGCACGGAGACCACCCCCACCGGCGAGGCATCGGAGTACTGGGCCAAGACCCAGGTCATCGAGCACGGGAAGGTGGTGCGGGAATACACCATCCGCATGAATCGCCCGCTGCGCCATAACGGAACCAACATCGTCTTGAGCAGCATATCCTCCGCCCCCGGCTACGCGGTGGAGGTGACCAGGGACGGAGAAGTGAGCTACCTGCCGATCGTGGTGGACCGTGCGGGCCGGGTTGACTTCATGAGGAGCGTGAAGCGCATCGGCAATCCCCCCTGGCTGGTGTGGGTGCGCGACTTTCGGCTGGCGCCCGCGGGCGACGGCAGCGAAGCGGCGCCGGCCGCACAGGTGCGGGTGGATGAATCGGGCTCGGTGAGCGCCGACCGGCGTGACCTCGGCTGGGTCGGCGCCGGCGGGCTCGACTACAAGGGCGCCCACTTCGAGTTGGTGTCCGCGGGCGGGGGCACGCAAGTGCAGCTGGGGGTGCACCGCGACCCCGGCGTACCTATCGTCTGGGGCGGGTTCATCCTGATGGTGATGGGCAGCCTGGTTGCGTTTTTCGTCACCCGCCGGGAGTTCGCGGTGATCCTCACTCCGCAGGGCGGGCGGACGATGATAACAGTGGGAGCAAGCGCGATGGGGCTCGGCCCCGGCGCGCAGGACATGGTCAAGGTATTGGGCGTCGAGCTTGACGCCCGCGAGGAGGTGGAGAGCAAGTGA